One region of Phragmites australis chromosome 18, lpPhrAust1.1, whole genome shotgun sequence genomic DNA includes:
- the LOC133899773 gene encoding aspartic proteinase nepenthesin-1-like: MMARHLRHLLPLLCLAAVVTAGHGSFDLLADLNHPYAGSSFSRHEVFRRAARASKDRAAMLTARLAHVLGKGGDISAADVLLAPLSDQGHSLTVGIGTPPQPHTLILDTGSDLIWTQCKLFRHTVRQREPLYDPGKSSSFDILPCSSRLCQQGQFSFKNCSKNRCLYDDVYGSAEADGFLASETFTFGVHSKVSLSLGFGCGALSAGSLVGASGIMGLSPGTLSLISQLSIPRFSYCLTPFDERKTSRLLFGAMADLQKYKTTGPIQTTSILRNPVETAYYYVPLVGLSLGTKRLEVPASSLAINPDGSGGTIVDSGSTIASLVETAFKAVKKAVLETVKLPVVNGTVEDYELCFALPRGVAMDAVKMPPLLLHFDGGAEMVLPRDNYFQEPRAGLMCLAVAKAPNGFGVSIIGNVQQQNMHVLFDVRNQKFSFAPTQCDMI, from the coding sequence ATGATGGCGCGCCATCTTCGTCATCTCCTCCCGCTTCTGTgcctcgccgccgtcgtcaCCGCCGGGCATGGCTCGTTCGACCTCCTCGCCGACCTTAACCACCCCTACGCTGGCAGCTCGTTCTCCAGGCACGAGGTCTtccgccgcgccgcccgcgcGAGCAAGGACCGGGCGGCGATGCTTACTGCCAGGCTCGCGCACGTCCTCGGCAAAGGCGGAGATATCTCGGCGGCAGAcgtgctcctcgccccgctcaGCGACCAGGGCCACTCGCTGACCGTGGGCATCGgcacgccgccgcagccgcacaCGCTCATCCTCGACACGGGCAGCGACCTCATCTGGACGCAGTGCAAGCTGTTCCGCCACACGGTGAGGCAGCGCGAGCCGCTCTACGACCCCGGGAAGTCCTCCTCCTTCGACATCCTCCCCTGCAGCAGCAGGCTGTGCCAGCAGGGCCAGTTCAGCTTCAAGAACTGCAGCAAGAACAGGTGCCTGTACGACGACGTGTACGGCAGCGCGGAGGCGGACGGCTTCCTCGCCTCCGAGACCTTCACCTTCGGCGTACACAGCAAGGTCTCCCTATCCCTCGGCTTCGGCTGCGGTGCGCTCTCCGCCGGGAGCCTCGTCGGCGCCTCCGGCATCATGGGCCTCAGTCCAGGGACGTTGTCCCTTATATCACAGCTTTCCATACCAAGGTTCTCCTACTGCCTCACGCCTTTCGACGAGCGGAAGACCAGCCGGCTGCTATTCGGTGCAATGGCCGACCTGCAGAAGTACAAGACGACGGGGCCAATCCAAACCACCTCCATACTAAGGAACCCAGTGGAAACCGCCTACTACTACGTGCCACTGGTAGGGCTCTCGCTTGGGACCAAGCGGCTAGAGGTGCCAGCTTCCAGTCTCGCGATAAATCcggacggcagcggcggcacgATCGTCGACTCTGGCAGCACAATAGCGTCCCTCGTGGAGACGGCGTTCAAGGCCGTGAAGAAGGCCGTGCTGGAGACGGTGAAGCTCCCGGTGGTCAACGGGACCGTCGAGGACTACGAGCTGTGCTTCGCGCTGCCGCGTGGTGTGGCGATGGACGCGGTGAAGATGCCGCCGCTCCTGCTGCACTTCGACGGTGGCGCGGAGATGGTTCTGCCGCGGGATAACTACTTCCAGGAGCCGAGAGCCGGGCTGATGTGTCTGGCGGTGGCCAAGGCGCCGAACGGCTTCGGCGTGTCCATCATCGGCAACGTCCAGCAGCAGAACATGCACGTGCTGTTTGATGTGCGCAACCAGAAATTCTCCTTCGCGCCAACGCAATGTGACATGATCTGA